Proteins encoded together in one Mercenaria mercenaria strain notata chromosome 18, MADL_Memer_1, whole genome shotgun sequence window:
- the LOC123537842 gene encoding uncharacterized protein LOC123537842, producing the protein MGANNSTDAAEFRAKFGTHYTEGKPNIPEGIPKVTDITHNSITLSWLSPMNSGRILAYQVECCNLKDRKWRIITSTCQGTTYHVRNLTPETQYMFRVRAENMCGQSKPSYSSEEIRTRPVPTNYLEEKPVTKLVRRHSHYLKLDSGLNNLLNKTEEDQVDAGSNVGSIPFRRNSMRGSLPPGFKTKRNSVTSFLPGTKRESMCNFKESKKSFEESSIPEEEGLNLKRISTSSTEASSLFSSNSMTSIVEDEELRILYGQQDCQMYSDNDDAYSTTNSHVTTSSGFSSSSSRSSHSSHSHQTTHNALAHSCPPVNENENILSASITDDNKMDYITNPEKNFSKTRVTSATRRTKSVNPNAGKTIFEICDNENEIWKGRIENQSPESSSNNNESNVTYMNRNNLDLRSIRNMLNSQDIMVKTLDSNTLDNVRRSHCAIKETDEDVTVDIVSTI; encoded by the coding sequence GAAAACCTAATATCCCAGAGGGAATTCCCAAAGTCACAGACATTACCCATAATTCTATCACACTGTCATGGTTATCACCGATGAATTCTGGGAGGATCTTAGCCTATCAAGTAGAATGTTGTAATTTAAAAGACAGAAAATGGAGAATCATTACGAGTACTTGTCAGGGAACAACGTACCATGTGAGAAATCTCACACCCGAGACTCAATACATGTTCCGAGTTAGAGCAGAAAATATGTGTGGACAGAGTAAGCCAAGTTATTCATCGGAAGAGATCAGAACAAGACCTGTCCCTACAAATTATCTAGAAGAAAAACCAGTGACAAAATTGGTACGGCGACACAGTCACTATTTAAAGCTGGACAGTGGTCTTAATAATCTATTGAACAAAACTGAAGAAGATCAGGTGGATGCTGGCAGTAACGTTGGAAGTATTCCATTCCGTCGCAATAGTATGCGTGGCTCTTTACCACCGGGTTTCAAAACCAAAAGAAATTCTGTGACTAGTTTCTTACCCGGTACGAAGCGGGAAAGTATGTGTAATTTTAAAGAGTCTAAGAAATCGTTTGAGGAATCATCAATTCCTGAGGAGGAAGGTTTGAATCTGAAACGTATATCTACTTCATCTACTGAGGCATCAAGCTTGTTCTCATCCAATTCAATGACTTCTATTGTTGAAGATGAGGAACTTCGGATTCTGTATGGACAGCAAGATTGTCAAATGTATAGTGACAATGATGATGCTTACTCAACTACAAACTCACATGTAACAACTAGCTCAGGGTTTTCTAGTTCGAGTTCTCGATCCTCCCATAGTTCACACAGTCACCAAACCACCCATAATGCATTAGCTCATTCATGTCCACCTgtcaatgaaaatgaaaatattctctCTGCATCAATAACTGATGACAATAAAATGGATTATATTACAAACCCAGAGAAAAATTTCAGTAAAACTCGTGTAACTAGTGCTACCAGAAGAACTAAATCAGTTAATCCCAATGCAGGAAAgacaatatttgaaatatgtgataacgaaaatgaaatatggaaggGGCGAATTGAAAATCAAAGTCCTGAAAGTAGTTCTAACAACAACGAAAGTAATGTGACCTAcatgaatcgaaataatttagatTTGCGCTCGATTCGGAATATGTTAAACTCTCAAGATATTATGGTTAAAACATTGGACTCGAACACGTTAGATAATGTCCGGAGGTCCCACTGTGCCATTAAAGAGACAGACGAAGACGTAACTGTAGATATTGTCTCTactatttaa